The window CTGATTTCGTGCGCGCCGCAATAGGAATTGGCGGGTATGAATGCCATTGCAAGAGCGTGCGCGCATATAGCTATGTCGTGTGTTTCGTACTAAGGACGAGGGCTGTGCCTGGGGCAGGAATCGGAGCACTACCTCAGGCTGCAGGCACTCGCAGTCGCCAAACCTTGGCTCCGGTCAGGAAGGTAAGCCAGACCGAACCGTGAGCGTAGCGGATGCTGTCACCCCCTCGCCCTACCCACTGTTGGACGACCTTATTTTTCGCGGGATCGATGCGGGTGATGGGATAACCGAAGACGGTGGCCCACACTGATCCACCACCGTAGGCAATTTCTCCCCCGAGGCCGGGAATGCCGACGGGGATGGTTGCAAGCAGCTTGCCGGTCGCCTCATCGACGCGGGAGACGGTGCCGTCGCCTTGATTAAGAACCCAAACTGATCCTTCACCTACAGTGAGAAAACGAGGCTTCGGGCCGATCGGTGTGATGCCAATGACCTTGTTGGTTGCTGGGTCAACACGCACAAGCGAATTACCTTCATTGCTTGCGATCCATACGGAATCGCCTGCAAAAATAGGGTTAAATGAGCCTTTGGGGATGGTGATTCGTGCCACAACTGCATTGGTTGCCGGGTCAACCCGGTCCAGTTCGCCAGCAGCCGAAGTTACGAGCCACACGCTTCCGGCGCCGGTGGTGATGCCGCCCTCCGAGTCCGCAGGGGCGGCTGGAATAGTGGCTTGAATCGCGCCTGTTTTGGGTTCGGCACGGACGAGGTTGTGCGAGCCGCAACTCGGGATCCAGAGACTGCCAAAGCCAATGGCGAGGCCCGAACACGGCTTTTGCAGCGTGATCATGGCGTCAGGCTTGTTGGTGGTGGCGTTGAGCCGGACGACGTGGTTGACGCTTGAACTGGTGACCCACAGGGCATCGTCGGTGACGGCGAGCCAGTCCGGGTGACCACTGACCAGAAAGACCGCGTCAGGGACGATTTCGCTCATCGGGTGCTGCACGCCAGGCTCGAGCGCGCCGGTCTTCTTGGGAAAGCCGTCATTGTCTTGCGCTACGCAAGACAATGACGGGAAGACAAATATCGCGAAGGCAAGAGTGCACCGGCTGATAGATCTGAGTTGCTGAGACACAGCGAAGACGAGGTGAGATAGATTTCGCATGATTGAGAATTACTCTACGGGCGAAATGCATTTCGACGCAAATTGGTTCTGAACCTATACGATGAAGCATCTCAGACCGCAATCGCTCCGCCAAGGGATCTATGCGAACCGGCTCTTCATCTTTGTTACCGGGGGAACCGATCGCACACCATTGGTCGCGACCTCAAGAAACGTGTGGGCCGCTCGGGTAAGCATCTTGTCCTTGCGAAAAACAAGCGCGAGTTCGCGTTGAATCCTCATGCCTTCCACTCTCATCGTCTTCAATAGGCCTGCTGCCTCGTCGGCACACACGTTGGTGTGGGGTAGAAATCCGATGCCGATCCCTGCCCCAATCAAGCGCTTCTGCAGCTCGCTTGATTCCAGCTCCATTGCGATGCGCGGCTGTACGTCACGACTTTGAAAAAAATGGTTGATCCTTTCCCGCTGCCTGCCGTGCTTCATCATCAGCAACGGATACTGGAGGATTTCATCCAGCTTGACCGTGTCTCTTTCCGCCAGAGGATGGGTCAATGCAGTTACGAGAACCACCTCATCCTTGTGGATGCTGTGGATCAACAGGCGGCTATCCTTGACCGGCATAGAAACGATGCCGAAGTCAACCTCGCGGCTGAACACAGACTCCAATGTGCGGGAGCGCTCGGAACGGACAATGCTGAGATGAACCCGGCTATACAGCTTCTTAAACTGCGCAAAGACCGAGGGGAGAACATACAAACTGATTGCTTCGCTAGTGCTGACGGAAATTTCACCTCGGGGAGAATGGTAAAGCTCGCTGATCCCGGCGAGAATGTGGCTGTGGCACTGTAAGCAGTGTTCGGCAAAAGGCTCAAACAGCCGACCGGCCGCGGTAAAGGTAACTTTGCCTCCCTCCCGATCGAATAATCGTGCACCTACTTCATTTTCCAGTGAGCGGATCTGAGCGGAGATGGCCGGCTGCGTAACTCCGAGGTTGTCGGCAGCTCTCGAGAAACTCTTCAAACGGCTCACAAATTGGAAGGTCTTGAGTTGCTCAAAGTCCATATTAGAGATACCCCGCAGCGTATTGCACCTAAGAATCAGAAATGAAGGATTGTAGGGAACGGGCTTTGGATCAGCATAAACTATTCCTATTCACCGTACAATGCAAACCGATACTGTTGTCCGGCAGTCATGGCAGAGATCCAGGATGAAAGCAGGTGAAAGAATGCTCGTTTGGGCCCGCTTCACAGCATCAAGTTGCAGTGAAACTGCTTGCCGTGTTTGGCCCGCCGTCCCGCGTTTGAATAGGCTGCCATTGTCCTTATTTATGCGCCGTAGAAATATGGGCAATACCGCCGTTATTGCCACATATTCAGCAAGATTTCCCTTACATGTTGCTCTTTTCGAGTGCAAGAATACGATTAGAGGAATTCATGAGAATCAGGCATTGCACCATGCTTGGGGTTCTGTTTTGTCTTCAATGGACATTGTTATGGAGCAGCACCCCGCCTGCGCACAAGACTGTTTACGATTACTCCCTGGTAGGTTTGGACGGCAAGGAAGTGCCTCTATCCGCATATAAGGGGAAGGTTCTGCTGATTGTGAATATCGCGAGCAAGTCTATTTACAAAAATCAAATCAGCGCGCTCGGAGAGATTCAGAAGGCTTACTCGGACAAAGGTCTGATTGTCGTCGGCATTCCTTCCAGCGATTTCGGAGCCCAGGAATTGGTGGACAACACAGCCATTCAGCACTATTACATCGATGATCAACATGTTGTTTTCCAGATTTTTTCGAAGGCCTCACTGCGCGGCAAGGACTGCATTCCTCTGATCCATTTTCTGACGGACGCTAAGGAAGGCACAGGTGGCGGAGAAGTCCATTGGAACTTTACGAAGTTTCTTGTGGATAGACAGGGACAACCGGTTCTTCGCTTTGAAACTGATAGTGATCCCGCTGATCCGGAGTTTCGCGTCAAGTTGGAGCAGGTGCTGGACGGTACTTTTAAGAAGAAGGACTCGGCGCCCAAGGAGAGCAAGCAGGCATCGGATGACAACGATGATGACGGCGAATGATTGCCACTCTTGTGCATCCATGCTTACATGATTGAGACGAAGCTGGCCGCTACCTTTTGCCTTCAAGATAGGCGCGCCAGCCACCGAGATGTGTAATCTCCTCGGCGCCTACGATTCCGGATGGTTCGCAGAGGAAGCCTTTCACGCTCGTGTCATCTTCGAGATGAACGGTGCCTAGAGACAAAGGTGCAGGAATCCCATTGAGGAATGTGCCGACTGTATCTTCGGGCATTGCCCATACTTCGAGTTCGATGCCGAAACCGGCGAAACCGGGCGCATAAACGAGCCCTGGTTTTGCAGGCGTGGAGTTTGGCAGCACATAGAGTTGATAGCTGGGAAGTGTGCGGACGGTGCGAACGAAGCGCGCTTTGCGGGTTGTAAGTTGCCAGTTTAATGGCTGACCTGAGAGATGCGCTCCCACAACTGCCAAGAGGATGCAGGCATTCGGCGCAGGGCTGGCTGATATGGCGGGCGTCTGGGCAAGAAGACGTTCCGAGCCACCGATAGTCAGGACTTGTTCGCGATGCAGTTTATCGGCAATAGCGAGCAATCCGTTGTCGGTGAATGCGCGACCGATCAGCGATACTCCGAAGGGCAGACCGTCTTCTCGTAAGCTTGAAGGAATTGCTACGGCGGCCAGGTCGAGCAGATTGACGAAGTTGGTATAGTAGCCGAGGTTGGTGTTCAATTCGATCGGAGCCGCCTGAACTTCCGCGATCGTATAAATCGTTGGAGTCGTGGGCAAGAGCAGTATATCTACCGAGTCGAAGATGGCTTCGGTGCTTCTGCGCAGTTCACGCAATCTGTATTCCGCGAGGAAGGCATCGACCGCGCTGAATCGTTGCGCTCCGCTAACAATCTTTGCGACCGTGGGGTCCATTGCATCGGCGTGCTCGAACGCGAAATCGTGAAGCGCGGCAAGTCGTTCGGCGACCCATGGCCCACTGTAGAGAAGATTGGCGGCGGAGCGGAATGGCTCGTAGTTGAAGCGCACCAATTCGCCACCCAGGCGCGTCATCGCTTCGATTGCCTTGTCATAACTTGCCCGCGCTTGTTGATCCCCGAAGAACTCCAATGTGTCTTCCGTCGGAACGCCGAATCTGAATCTGGAAGCGACCCAGGGAGTGGCGCCTTCGCCGGGGTTCGCTTTGCGGGAATATGGATCGCTGGCGTCGAAGTTGGCGATGATACTCAGAACGCGAGCGGCATCGGCACAAGTCTCCGCGAAGACGGAGACGCAATCCAGAGTGCGACAAGCGGGCAGAAGACCTGTGGTGCTGACGAGTCCTCGTGTGGGCTTCATGCCGACCAACTGATTGAATGCTGCCGGCACACGGCCAGAGCCTGCAGTATCCGTGCCTAAAGAAAAGCTGACAAGACCTTTGGCAACAGCTACCGCTGAGCCGGAGCTCGAGCCTCCGGAGATAAACTGTTCGTCAAAGACGCTGGAGCAGATGCCGCAGGGAGTTCGGGTTCCGACGAGGCCGGTGGCAAATTGGTCCATGTTGGTCTTTCCGATCAGGATGGCACCGGCATCGAGAAGTCGCTGCACGGCCGCGGCCATTTCGTTAGCGATTCGCGAGTAGGCGGGGCATGCGGCCGTGGTGGGAAGGCCCGCGACATCAAAGTTATCTTTGACTGCGAATGGAATACCGAAGAGCGGGAGTTTGGCTAAATCACTTTGATTTTCGAGTTCTCTTGCTCGCGCCAGGTTGTGCTCTTCATCGACGAGTGTAATCCAAATGGGACTTTTTCCCTCGGCGCGTATCTGCGAGTAAATCTCGCGAACGACTCTGGTAGGTGAAGTAATCTTATTCTTATAAGAAAGATCAAGTGAAGTAATGTCCACAGCGACTGGCCTCCTGCGATTAATCGGGTCGCACAACGACTAACGTTTGTCCAGCATTGACAAGCTTTCCGGGCGCGCAACGAATTTCTTCCACAACTCCGGTCGATGAGGACGGGATGACGATTTCTGCCTTCATAGCTTCGAGGACGACAAGCTTAGCTCCCGCGACAACGTGCTGACCGAGCTCGACTGCTATCTGGAAAACGCTGGCTGTCATAGGCGAGTTAATTGCTTCGGCGCCATCTGGCACGTGGCCATTTGAAGCAGCAAGATCCGGCGTCTCGGGAGGAGTGTTGACTTCAAGTAGGCCATTGACTCTCCAACGTTCTCTCTCTGCGTGAAAGGCTTCGCGCTGGGTGGATCGGAAAGCGTCAGCTTCCTCTGCGATGGAATGCAGGAAAGCTTGATACCTGTGCAAATTGAAGCTATTCTCTTCGGTCCTGAGGTCGAATCCGCCGTGGAGAATGCGGCTGCGCAGGTCGAGAAGTTCCTCGCCGGAGACAGGATAAAAGCGAATCTGATCGAAGAATCGCAGTGCCCACGGAGTGCCAGGCGGGAATGTCTTTGTAGTGCGATAAGTATTCCACACCTGCACGGTGCGGCCCACGAGTTGATAGCCGCCGGGACCTTCCATGCCATAAACACACATATAGGCGCCACCGATGCCGACGGCGTTTTCCGGGGTCCAAGTTCGAGCAGGATTGTACTTGGTGGTGATAAGGCGATGCCGGGGATCGGTGGGTGTGGCGACAGGAGCGCCGAGATAAACGTCGCCGAGGCCGAGAACAAGATAGCTGGCTGCATGCACGATGTTGTACACATCATCGACAGAGTTCAGCCCATTGATACGGCGAATGAATTCGATGTTATCGGGGCACCATGGAGCATCGGGACGGACCGAATTCATGTACTTCGATTGAGCCAATTGTGTCGCGGGATCATTCCACGAGAGTGGCATGTAGACGGTACGAGAAGGCACGGTTACATTGGGGTCCTCGGGCAGCTCTCTGTCGATGGAATCGATCGCTTCGAGAAGCGCGACGCGCGGCAGTTTGCGATTGTCGTAGTGAACCTGCAGGGAACGCACGCCGGGGGTAATGTCGATGATTCCGTTGAGTTGGAGTGCGCGAAGCTTCTGTTCAAGAAGATGCACGCGGAATCTCAAGGCCAGGTCGAGAACCTTATCGCCGTATTCGATGAGAAGATACTTGTCCCCATCGGCACGATAGGCGGTTGATGGCCTGCGTACGTTGGATGTCTGAAGGATTGCTTCTTCGTCGCTGGAGTTCTCGGGCAAGAATGACGGTGATCCAGCCAGGTTCTTGATCGTATGTTCGATGTTAGCTTCAAGTTGACGAGCCTGCTCTTCGCTAACACGATGAAAGCGAATGGTGTCTCCGGCCTTGAGTTGACCCAACTTCCATAACTCGGCTGAGACGACAACAGCGGGACAGACAAATCCTCCGAGACTGGGGCCGTCGGGACCGAGGAGGATGGGCATGTCTCCGGTGAAGTCTATGGCGCCGATTGCGTAAGCGTTGTCGTGGATGTTGGATGGATGCAGGCCGGCTTCGCCACCGTCTTTGCGGGCCCATTCCGGCTTGGGGCCGATGAGTCGAACACCTGTACGATCCGATTGATAGTGAACGCGCCAATCGGTCGAGAAGATCATCTCGATGTCTGCTTCAGTGAAAAATTCCGGAGCGCCATGCGGGCCGTACAGGACTGCGATATCCCAGTGACGATCGTATCGCGGGATCGCTTCGGCAGAGAGAGATTTTGTCGGTTGGTCGAAGCTCGGCGGTTTGAAGTGGATGACATCGCCGGCGCGCAAGGCACGTCCGGCGTGGCCTCCGAAGCGGCCGAGCATGAAGGTGCTGGCACTGCCCAGGAACCCAGAAGCCTCAAAGCCGCCATGGATTGCAAGATAGGTTCGAGAGCCGTGGCCATTGACAGCTGAAAATTGCAATGTGTCGCCGGCCGCAACCGCCATAGAGGTCCACAACGGGACAGGGACTTGATTGACCTTGGCGCTCATGTCGGCGCCACAGATGGCGATGAACCCATCGGCATTGAAGCTAACTTTGGCGCCGATGCCGGTCATTTCGAGCGCTGGGGCGTGATCTTCA is drawn from Acidicapsa acidisoli and contains these coding sequences:
- a CDS encoding glutathione peroxidase codes for the protein MRIRHCTMLGVLFCLQWTLLWSSTPPAHKTVYDYSLVGLDGKEVPLSAYKGKVLLIVNIASKSIYKNQISALGEIQKAYSDKGLIVVGIPSSDFGAQELVDNTAIQHYYIDDQHVVFQIFSKASLRGKDCIPLIHFLTDAKEGTGGGEVHWNFTKFLVDRQGQPVLRFETDSDPADPEFRVKLEQVLDGTFKKKDSAPKESKQASDDNDDDGE
- a CDS encoding Vgb family protein encodes the protein MRNLSHLVFAVSQQLRSISRCTLAFAIFVFPSLSCVAQDNDGFPKKTGALEPGVQHPMSEIVPDAVFLVSGHPDWLAVTDDALWVTSSSVNHVVRLNATTNKPDAMITLQKPCSGLAIGFGSLWIPSCGSHNLVRAEPKTGAIQATIPAAPADSEGGITTGAGSVWLVTSAAGELDRVDPATNAVVARITIPKGSFNPIFAGDSVWIASNEGNSLVRVDPATNKVIGITPIGPKPRFLTVGEGSVWVLNQGDGTVSRVDEATGKLLATIPVGIPGLGGEIAYGGGSVWATVFGYPITRIDPAKNKVVQQWVGRGGDSIRYAHGSVWLTFLTGAKVWRLRVPAA
- the uca gene encoding urea carboxylase, yielding MFDKVLIANRGAIACRILRTLKKMGIASVSVYSEVDANSRHVLDADEAYCIGPAPAAQSYLSIDTILKVAKASGAKAIHPGYGFLSENIEFARACASSGIVFIGPGIDHMNAFALKHTARQIAVNCGVPLLPGTGLLADKEDALASAEKLGYPVMLKSSAGGGGIGMRVCFEAQQLADAYDSVVRLSRNSFGDGSVYLEKFIANAKHVEVQIFGDNRGGILTLGARDCSAQRRHQKVIEETPVPGLAPAVQEQLFASARLLGQSVNYRSAGTVEFLFDVDSNEFYFLEVNTRLQVEHGVTEQVTGLDLVEMMILESANELPPLTSLDRSPQGNSIEARIYAEDPAKGFQPAPGKLSEVIFPNSELARTETWVECGTDVTPYYDPMIAKIIVTGADRAEAVLKMMAALDTCSLLGTETNLRYLKAVVSSPAFIAGEITTSSLSSFNVARHAFEVIEPGTQTTIQDYPGRLGYWHVGVPPSGPMDSFAMRVANRLVGNEDHAPALEMTGIGAKVSFNADGFIAICGADMSAKVNQVPVPLWTSMAVAAGDTLQFSAVNGHGSRTYLAIHGGFEASGFLGSASTFMLGRFGGHAGRALRAGDVIHFKPPSFDQPTKSLSAEAIPRYDRHWDIAVLYGPHGAPEFFTEADIEMIFSTDWRVHYQSDRTGVRLIGPKPEWARKDGGEAGLHPSNIHDNAYAIGAIDFTGDMPILLGPDGPSLGGFVCPAVVVSAELWKLGQLKAGDTIRFHRVSEEQARQLEANIEHTIKNLAGSPSFLPENSSDEEAILQTSNVRRPSTAYRADGDKYLLIEYGDKVLDLALRFRVHLLEQKLRALQLNGIIDITPGVRSLQVHYDNRKLPRVALLEAIDSIDRELPEDPNVTVPSRTVYMPLSWNDPATQLAQSKYMNSVRPDAPWCPDNIEFIRRINGLNSVDDVYNIVHAASYLVLGLGDVYLGAPVATPTDPRHRLITTKYNPARTWTPENAVGIGGAYMCVYGMEGPGGYQLVGRTVQVWNTYRTTKTFPPGTPWALRFFDQIRFYPVSGEELLDLRSRILHGGFDLRTEENSFNLHRYQAFLHSIAEEADAFRSTQREAFHAERERWRVNGLLEVNTPPETPDLAASNGHVPDGAEAINSPMTASVFQIAVELGQHVVAGAKLVVLEAMKAEIVIPSSSTGVVEEIRCAPGKLVNAGQTLVVVRPD
- a CDS encoding LysR family transcriptional regulator; translated protein: MDFEQLKTFQFVSRLKSFSRAADNLGVTQPAISAQIRSLENEVGARLFDREGGKVTFTAAGRLFEPFAEHCLQCHSHILAGISELYHSPRGEISVSTSEAISLYVLPSVFAQFKKLYSRVHLSIVRSERSRTLESVFSREVDFGIVSMPVKDSRLLIHSIHKDEVVLVTALTHPLAERDTVKLDEILQYPLLMMKHGRQRERINHFFQSRDVQPRIAMELESSELQKRLIGAGIGIGFLPHTNVCADEAAGLLKTMRVEGMRIQRELALVFRKDKMLTRAAHTFLEVATNGVRSVPPVTKMKSRFA
- the atzF gene encoding allophanate hydrolase, with the translated sequence MDITSLDLSYKNKITSPTRVVREIYSQIRAEGKSPIWITLVDEEHNLARARELENQSDLAKLPLFGIPFAVKDNFDVAGLPTTAACPAYSRIANEMAAAVQRLLDAGAILIGKTNMDQFATGLVGTRTPCGICSSVFDEQFISGGSSSGSAVAVAKGLVSFSLGTDTAGSGRVPAAFNQLVGMKPTRGLVSTTGLLPACRTLDCVSVFAETCADAARVLSIIANFDASDPYSRKANPGEGATPWVASRFRFGVPTEDTLEFFGDQQARASYDKAIEAMTRLGGELVRFNYEPFRSAANLLYSGPWVAERLAALHDFAFEHADAMDPTVAKIVSGAQRFSAVDAFLAEYRLRELRRSTEAIFDSVDILLLPTTPTIYTIAEVQAAPIELNTNLGYYTNFVNLLDLAAVAIPSSLREDGLPFGVSLIGRAFTDNGLLAIADKLHREQVLTIGGSERLLAQTPAISASPAPNACILLAVVGAHLSGQPLNWQLTTRKARFVRTVRTLPSYQLYVLPNSTPAKPGLVYAPGFAGFGIELEVWAMPEDTVGTFLNGIPAPLSLGTVHLEDDTSVKGFLCEPSGIVGAEEITHLGGWRAYLEGKR